From a single Pseudoalteromonas nigrifaciens genomic region:
- a CDS encoding DUF262 domain-containing protein, protein MYQNGGTIKSLLDKVQEKNLVLPAIQREFVWKPEQICSLFDSLLQGYPIGTFLYWKIKPENRNAYQFYEFVQNYHQRDASHCPRLIDIPEHEFVAVLDGQQRVSSLNIGLNGSYHQKIAGKWWSSDDAFPEKLLYLNLLGEPNLDEGTEYDFQFLTKEKAKNSNNTAHWFLVSRIMTEDLDDLTDELDEFIDDKSLVKIARNNIRLLFRTIHDKPLISYYEEENQSLERVLSIFIRMNSGGTPLSYSDLLLSIAVAQWSNLDAREEIHSLVDELNSIGDGFAYSKDLVLKAGLMLSDIGSVGFKVENFNKTNMEKLESNWEAIRDSLRLATSLLASFGFNGQNLRADSAILPIAYFLHFHKRTNEYLSKSQYATDRENLRLWLVKSLLKASGIWGSGLDTLLTGIRAVIQKSDGKVFPVEKIEAFMTSRGKSLKFEEEEIEELAELEYGNKRTYALLSVLFSGFDFSHHFHVDHIYPKSLFSKKLLRQEGLNEEQIDKYQILVNSLANLQLLEGTINNEKRQKMPADWYKLIWPDETARNLHLERQAITYLPESLLDFEQFCFQRKETLISRINQVLNQS, encoded by the coding sequence ATGTATCAAAACGGCGGCACAATAAAATCATTGTTGGATAAAGTACAAGAGAAAAACCTTGTACTACCAGCTATTCAGAGAGAGTTCGTCTGGAAGCCAGAACAGATATGTAGCTTGTTTGATAGCTTACTTCAGGGTTATCCAATAGGAACATTTTTATACTGGAAAATAAAACCAGAAAATCGTAATGCTTATCAGTTTTACGAATTTGTACAAAACTACCATCAAAGGGATGCTAGTCATTGTCCCAGGTTAATAGATATTCCTGAGCATGAGTTTGTTGCTGTTTTGGATGGTCAGCAACGTGTTAGTTCGCTCAACATAGGTCTTAATGGCTCTTATCATCAAAAAATAGCGGGTAAGTGGTGGTCAAGCGATGATGCATTCCCTGAAAAATTACTTTATTTGAATCTATTAGGTGAGCCAAACCTTGATGAAGGAACTGAGTATGACTTTCAGTTTTTGACCAAAGAAAAAGCAAAAAACTCTAACAATACAGCACACTGGTTTTTAGTATCTCGTATTATGACCGAAGATCTTGATGATCTGACAGACGAACTAGATGAGTTCATAGATGATAAATCGTTAGTAAAGATAGCTAGAAACAACATACGATTATTGTTCAGGACAATTCACGATAAGCCTCTTATTTCTTATTACGAAGAGGAAAATCAAAGTTTAGAAAGAGTCTTAAGTATTTTTATCCGCATGAACAGTGGAGGTACGCCGCTGTCATACAGTGACCTTCTACTCTCGATTGCAGTTGCGCAGTGGTCAAACTTAGATGCTAGAGAAGAGATTCATTCTTTGGTAGACGAGTTAAATTCTATTGGGGATGGCTTTGCTTATAGCAAAGATTTAGTTCTTAAAGCTGGTCTTATGCTATCCGATATTGGCAGCGTTGGTTTTAAAGTTGAGAACTTTAATAAAACGAATATGGAAAAGTTAGAATCTAATTGGGAAGCGATAAGAGACTCGTTAAGATTGGCTACTAGCTTGCTTGCTAGCTTTGGTTTCAATGGTCAAAATTTAAGAGCTGATAGTGCTATATTGCCCATTGCCTATTTTTTACACTTTCATAAACGAACCAACGAGTATTTGTCTAAAAGCCAATATGCCACTGATCGAGAAAATTTAAGACTATGGTTGGTTAAGTCGTTACTAAAAGCTTCGGGAATTTGGGGAAGTGGTTTAGATACACTTTTAACGGGCATTCGAGCTGTGATCCAAAAGTCCGATGGTAAAGTTTTTCCAGTTGAAAAAATTGAGGCATTTATGACCTCTCGTGGGAAATCGTTGAAGTTTGAAGAAGAAGAAATTGAAGAATTAGCAGAACTAGAATATGGAAATAAAAGAACTTATGCACTGCTATCGGTGTTGTTTAGTGGCTTTGACTTTTCACACCATTTTCATGTCGATCATATTTACCCAAAAAGCTTATTCAGCAAAAAGTTATTGAGACAAGAAGGACTGAACGAAGAGCAAATCGATAAATATCAAATATTAGTCAACTCCCTTGCAAACCTTCAATTGTTAGAAGGTACAATTAACAACGAAAAACGCCAGAAAATGCCTGCTGATTGGTACAAGTTAATCTGGCCTGACGAAACAGCAAGAAACCTTCACTTGGAAAGACAAGCAATAACTTATTTGCCAGAGTCACTACTTGATTTCGAACAATTTTGCTTCCAGAGAAAAGAAACCCTTATATCCCGTATTAATCAAGTATTAAACCAAAGTTAG
- the brxC gene encoding BREX system P-loop protein BrxC, translated as MQIKDLFTKDINRPINGVVKADQLENSTVFTELDEYVITTELAKHFEEFFDAYMPSVRDPKAKAASGKLGIWVSGFFGSGKSHFIKILSYLLQNIQATNGEFDKSAIEFFKDKNLDGFLLGEIDTAVTKDNTVILFNIDSRANTDDGDDAILKVFLKVFNEQMGFSGDHPHIAHLERELDQRGVFEQFKQEFNALASANWIEERDAYDFYRDDMADALGKVTNQSTESARQWVEQLENNFTLDVSNFCKWVKEYLDVNSDRRVLFFVDEVGQFIGNNTQMMLKLQTITENLGTICEGRAWVVVTSQEDIDAVIGQMTGSKGHDFSKIQGRFERLSLSSSNTSEVIEKRLLSKEDAARIELQDLYDQKGDILRNQLAFDSTTTAELANYKDASSFINSYPFVPYHYILVQKIFEAIRKAGATGLHLSRGERSLLDAFQSAAKQVRNENVGVLIPLYFFYPAIESFLDTSVKKDIDQASVKESISPFALNILKTLFLIRYVDVIKSTLDNLVTLCVSKVDEDRLALRREIEQALNALELNMLIARQGDEYIFLTNEEKEIEQEIQKTEIELSDQTKKISDLIFDDVLRREANYRYPENKQDFPISRFCNGSPRDGSQENDLVVKVITPRDPNYDEYTSTVCANRSMDGDSGSIIIKLAESNRVFRDIETFIRTSKFLRGNSGKRPEQQQLLHQKATENQDRNRRLIGEVEELLKDAEFYALGSKQNPKGGAVSSILQELYRYVIENTFSKLKLVKPFPGDIRREIQNTLVADDVSQIDLDLNADEINPLASLEVEKFITLGDDTGRAITAEDIVKRFSKRPFGWNDEEIILIISRLALANKICFQMRQQEVPLKSAYDNLTQVRKRAELRIRRIKQQSEANLNRAAKLFKNVFGKNAPDSEKELFNIAQANINTMKKKLDGFANKASTGHYPGVKDIDNGRVLLAGLIEAQSSYQFIESFLANGDDLLDFEEDYQDLENFYETQFSTWQKLYKALTIDFDRNRIALEKDESAIAALQKLESIFNKERPYRDIRDVEPLIESVNKVNEALLTEKRTHAKARIDIRIEHVTEQIKAAGAINSDISNKALYPLQNAKKRVDTLQGIAEIHQEITEAATLEEDAYELINKFIEQQQKLAEQKAKEAAQKAKQAPESVLGSGIDSESGDYKPTKTEPKKVAERTPKKIVSVDTSSVMREVNATGVIETEQDIEDYLSALKAKLAKLVNSNNKVRIR; from the coding sequence ATGCAAATTAAAGACTTATTTACTAAAGATATAAACCGACCAATTAATGGTGTTGTAAAAGCTGACCAATTAGAAAACAGCACTGTTTTTACCGAGCTAGATGAATATGTAATCACCACCGAATTAGCAAAACACTTCGAAGAGTTTTTTGATGCGTATATGCCTTCAGTGCGCGATCCAAAAGCAAAAGCTGCATCAGGCAAGTTAGGGATCTGGGTGAGTGGATTTTTTGGCTCAGGTAAATCTCATTTCATCAAAATATTGTCTTACCTTTTACAAAACATTCAAGCAACAAATGGTGAGTTTGATAAATCAGCTATCGAGTTTTTCAAAGATAAAAACCTAGATGGCTTCTTATTAGGTGAAATAGACACTGCGGTTACCAAAGATAATACCGTTATCCTTTTTAATATCGACAGCCGTGCCAACACCGATGACGGTGATGATGCAATTTTAAAAGTGTTCTTAAAAGTTTTTAACGAGCAAATGGGCTTCAGTGGTGATCACCCTCATATTGCGCACCTTGAACGCGAGTTAGACCAACGAGGTGTATTTGAACAGTTCAAACAAGAGTTCAATGCGTTAGCGTCTGCTAACTGGATTGAAGAAAGAGATGCTTACGATTTTTACCGCGATGACATGGCTGATGCGCTTGGTAAGGTAACTAATCAATCAACTGAATCAGCAAGGCAGTGGGTTGAGCAACTTGAAAACAACTTCACGTTAGACGTTAGCAACTTTTGTAAATGGGTAAAAGAATACCTAGATGTAAACTCAGACCGCCGAGTTTTGTTCTTTGTGGATGAAGTGGGGCAGTTCATTGGCAACAACACCCAGATGATGCTGAAACTTCAAACAATCACTGAAAACCTCGGTACTATTTGTGAAGGCCGTGCTTGGGTGGTGGTTACTTCTCAAGAAGACATCGATGCAGTTATAGGGCAAATGACAGGCTCAAAAGGTCACGACTTCTCAAAAATCCAAGGTCGCTTTGAACGCCTATCTCTTTCAAGTTCAAATACTAGTGAGGTGATAGAGAAACGTTTGTTATCAAAAGAAGATGCGGCTCGTATTGAACTCCAGGACTTGTATGATCAAAAGGGTGACATTCTAAGGAACCAGTTAGCTTTTGACAGTACAACAACCGCTGAGTTAGCTAACTATAAAGATGCAAGTAGCTTTATTAATAGCTATCCATTTGTACCTTATCATTATATTTTAGTTCAAAAAATATTTGAAGCTATTCGTAAAGCGGGTGCAACAGGCTTACATTTAAGCCGTGGTGAACGCTCTTTGTTAGATGCATTCCAAAGCGCTGCCAAACAAGTCCGAAATGAAAATGTCGGAGTTCTAATCCCGTTATATTTTTTCTATCCAGCTATCGAAAGCTTCCTCGATACATCTGTTAAAAAAGATATTGATCAGGCATCCGTTAAAGAATCTATATCGCCGTTCGCGCTGAATATATTAAAAACATTGTTTTTAATTCGTTATGTCGATGTAATTAAGTCAACGTTAGATAACCTTGTCACCCTGTGTGTAAGCAAAGTCGATGAAGACCGCCTAGCGTTAAGGCGCGAAATTGAGCAGGCTTTAAATGCCTTAGAGCTTAATATGCTTATCGCTCGCCAAGGTGACGAGTACATTTTCCTTACTAACGAAGAAAAAGAGATTGAGCAAGAAATCCAAAAAACTGAAATTGAATTATCTGATCAGACTAAAAAGATAAGCGATCTAATTTTTGATGATGTGCTGCGTCGTGAAGCGAACTATCGCTACCCAGAAAACAAACAAGATTTCCCTATCAGCCGTTTTTGTAATGGTAGCCCAAGAGATGGCTCTCAAGAAAACGACTTAGTAGTAAAAGTGATCACACCAAGAGATCCAAACTACGATGAATATACATCTACCGTATGTGCTAATCGTTCAATGGATGGCGATAGTGGCTCGATAATCATCAAACTGGCTGAAAGCAACAGAGTATTCAGAGACATCGAAACGTTTATCCGAACAAGTAAGTTTTTACGTGGTAACTCTGGTAAACGCCCAGAACAACAACAGTTACTTCATCAAAAAGCGACAGAAAACCAAGATCGAAATCGCCGCTTGATAGGAGAAGTAGAGGAGCTACTAAAAGATGCTGAATTTTACGCATTAGGTTCTAAACAAAATCCAAAAGGTGGAGCTGTAAGCTCAATACTTCAAGAGCTTTATCGCTACGTAATTGAAAACACATTCAGTAAATTAAAGTTAGTTAAACCATTTCCAGGTGATATACGCCGCGAAATTCAAAACACCTTAGTTGCAGACGATGTTAGTCAAATTGACCTCGATTTAAACGCTGATGAAATAAATCCGCTAGCCTCTTTGGAGGTAGAAAAGTTTATAACGCTTGGCGATGACACTGGTAGAGCTATTACCGCAGAAGACATTGTAAAACGGTTCTCAAAGCGTCCGTTTGGTTGGAATGATGAAGAAATTATTTTAATCATTTCGCGTTTAGCACTCGCTAACAAAATTTGCTTTCAAATGCGTCAGCAAGAAGTTCCTTTAAAAAGTGCATACGACAATCTAACACAAGTTAGAAAGCGCGCAGAGCTTCGTATTCGACGTATTAAACAACAGTCTGAAGCCAACTTAAACCGTGCAGCTAAATTGTTTAAAAACGTGTTTGGAAAAAATGCTCCAGACAGTGAAAAAGAGCTTTTTAATATTGCTCAAGCTAATATTAACACCATGAAAAAGAAGCTTGATGGCTTTGCCAATAAAGCATCAACGGGGCATTATCCAGGTGTAAAAGATATTGATAATGGCCGAGTATTGCTAGCAGGTTTAATTGAAGCACAATCAAGCTATCAGTTTATTGAATCATTCCTAGCTAATGGTGATGATCTACTTGATTTTGAAGAAGACTATCAAGATCTTGAAAACTTCTACGAGACTCAATTTTCAACTTGGCAAAAGTTATACAAAGCACTCACTATCGACTTTGACCGCAACCGCATAGCACTCGAAAAAGACGAAAGTGCGATAGCGGCGCTGCAAAAGTTAGAATCTATTTTTAATAAAGAACGCCCATACCGTGACATACGCGACGTAGAACCGCTTATTGAAAGTGTAAACAAAGTTAACGAGGCTTTATTAACTGAAAAGCGCACTCATGCAAAGGCAAGAATTGATATTCGTATTGAACATGTAACTGAGCAAATTAAAGCAGCAGGCGCGATAAATAGCGATATTAGCAATAAAGCGCTTTATCCACTTCAAAACGCTAAAAAGCGTGTTGATACGCTGCAAGGTATTGCTGAAATACATCAAGAGATCACAGAAGCAGCCACACTTGAAGAAGATGCTTACGAACTAATCAATAAGTTTATTGAACAGCAACAAAAACTCGCTGAGCAAAAAGCCAAAGAAGCAGCGCAAAAGGCTAAACAAGCCCCCGAATCGGTTCTTGGCTCAGGTATAGACTCAGAAAGTGGTGACTACAAACCAACAAAAACTGAGCCAAAAAAAGTAGCAGAACGAACACCGAAAAAAATAGTTTCTGTTGATACCTCAAGTGTAATGCGAGAGGTAAATGCCACAGGTGTTATTGAAACCGAGCAAGACATTGAGGACTATTTATCAGCGCTTAAAGCTAAATTAGCGAAGTTGGTTAACAGTAATAACAAAGTAAGAATTAGATAA
- a CDS encoding DUF1788 domain-containing protein yields MVELKTKQQKRLHERLDEIQPKIESEDFLKNQGLGNEIGFYVFDYPPEAELTVREHLEYMTERLDKRGRNFRSINLFEAIIELLDSRKLTERAFKVQKERGDDALFNALKGPLEQNRVAEFIASKIDFGSCEKNKTEFILLHGLGSAWPIIRGHGLLNALHAKVGNVPTVLFYPGEYDGTALKPFGRIESNNYYRAFKLVP; encoded by the coding sequence ATGGTTGAGCTTAAAACCAAACAACAAAAACGACTTCACGAGCGGCTTGATGAAATTCAGCCCAAGATTGAAAGCGAAGATTTTTTAAAAAACCAAGGTTTAGGAAACGAGATTGGCTTTTACGTGTTCGACTACCCACCAGAGGCAGAATTAACTGTAAGAGAGCATCTAGAATACATGACAGAACGCCTTGATAAACGTGGGCGTAATTTTAGAAGCATCAACTTATTTGAAGCCATTATTGAATTGCTCGATTCCCGAAAACTTACTGAAAGAGCGTTTAAAGTACAAAAAGAGCGCGGTGATGATGCGCTATTCAACGCACTAAAGGGGCCTCTTGAGCAAAACCGAGTCGCTGAATTTATCGCCTCAAAAATCGACTTCGGCTCTTGTGAAAAAAATAAAACTGAGTTCATTTTACTTCATGGGCTTGGGAGCGCGTGGCCTATTATTCGTGGTCACGGCTTGTTAAACGCTCTACATGCTAAGGTAGGCAACGTACCAACGGTGCTCTTCTATCCTGGTGAGTACGACGGTACAGCGTTAAAGCCCTTTGGCAGAATCGAATCAAATAACTATTATCGTGCATTTAAACTAGTACCGTAA
- a CDS encoding DUF1819 family protein, with translation MTTANTTQMKSYRDYLGDLIGGSLMIKESQTVAELLLKKPSQEEWLEAIVNQNVLQKRSDASAKRNAATIKKRLEDMSYKYLELIAFGSTELSTQLMFAATLINCTLLADFMRNVVLDAKRMFRESLDVADWESFWDERIRLFPELAQMSESSTYKISQVAFKAIADAGYIETTRNKKIQNVYLLPEVRDLLLEINRDDIISAMELH, from the coding sequence ATGACGACTGCAAATACAACACAAATGAAATCATATAGAGACTATCTCGGCGATCTCATTGGCGGCAGTTTAATGATCAAAGAAAGCCAGACCGTAGCTGAGCTATTACTTAAAAAACCGTCACAAGAAGAATGGCTAGAAGCCATTGTAAATCAGAATGTTTTACAAAAACGGTCAGACGCTTCAGCAAAGAGGAATGCGGCTACTATCAAAAAGCGTTTAGAAGATATGTCATACAAATATCTAGAACTAATCGCATTTGGTAGCACTGAGCTATCAACTCAGTTAATGTTTGCAGCTACGTTAATTAACTGCACATTACTTGCTGATTTTATGCGCAATGTAGTGTTAGATGCTAAACGTATGTTCCGTGAAAGTTTAGATGTAGCTGATTGGGAGTCTTTTTGGGATGAACGCATTAGATTATTCCCTGAGTTAGCTCAAATGTCAGAATCATCGACTTACAAAATTTCTCAAGTAGCTTTTAAAGCCATAGCTGACGCTGGTTATATAGAAACAACACGGAATAAAAAAATACAAAATGTATATTTGTTACCAGAAGTGAGAGACTTACTTCTAGAGATCAACAGAGACGATATTATTTCAGCGATGGAGTTGCACTAA
- a CDS encoding WYL domain-containing protein gives MNLNDIGFTQKQRLSYIDFKLFFVGYVTRAEIVSYFEKGLTSATRDINFYKELCPENMVYDSKEKRYFQAAGFRPLFTHDPRKTLVKLSNQITDGFDAIGDTTFPVEAPSQLNIPDIFIVAKLVQAVINQKAVNITYTSLSSGSGERDIVPHSIVDNGLRWHVRAYDRKSNSFRDFVLTRITKATLENSEIQPLEDKLSDHQWMRMMPLQLVPHPHNVRHPTAIALDYGMKGDELSLNVRAAMAGYLLRRWNVDCTADAELVGAEYQLWLKNRQTLFGAENLAIAPGYVPELEEL, from the coding sequence ATGAATTTAAACGATATTGGCTTTACTCAAAAACAACGTTTGTCATACATTGATTTTAAACTTTTTTTTGTTGGATATGTTACGAGAGCTGAAATAGTTTCTTATTTCGAGAAAGGGTTAACCTCGGCTACTCGTGATATCAATTTCTATAAAGAGTTGTGCCCTGAAAATATGGTATATGACTCAAAAGAAAAGAGATATTTTCAAGCTGCGGGCTTTAGGCCCTTATTCACACATGACCCTCGCAAAACCCTTGTAAAACTTTCTAATCAAATAACTGATGGCTTTGATGCTATTGGCGATACGACATTCCCTGTCGAAGCGCCAAGCCAGTTAAATATTCCTGATATTTTTATTGTCGCAAAGTTGGTTCAAGCAGTAATTAATCAAAAAGCAGTTAATATCACTTACACCTCCCTAAGTAGCGGCTCAGGAGAAAGAGATATCGTTCCCCACAGTATCGTCGATAATGGTTTGCGCTGGCATGTGAGAGCTTATGATCGTAAATCTAACAGCTTTCGGGATTTTGTATTAACTAGAATCACAAAGGCCACATTGGAAAACTCGGAAATACAACCTTTGGAAGATAAGCTAAGCGATCATCAATGGATGCGTATGATGCCGTTGCAACTCGTTCCTCATCCTCATAATGTAAGGCACCCTACTGCTATCGCATTAGACTATGGAATGAAGGGAGATGAGCTGTCACTTAATGTCAGGGCTGCTATGGCTGGTTATCTATTAAGGCGTTGGAATGTTGATTGTACCGCTGATGCCGAGCTTGTTGGCGCTGAGTATCAATTATGGCTCAAAAATCGTCAAACGTTATTCGGTGCCGAAAACTTAGCAATTGCTCCAGGTTATGTACCAGAACTGGAAGAACTATAA
- a CDS encoding helix-turn-helix domain-containing protein has translation MIVYNLKELIAAKSLKEGRKITLDEVANAAGVNKAAMSKMANNNNYSTTTRTLDALCAYFDCKIEEIITYEKVDN, from the coding sequence ATGATTGTTTATAACTTAAAGGAATTAATCGCAGCTAAGTCATTGAAAGAGGGACGTAAAATTACGTTAGATGAAGTTGCAAATGCCGCAGGAGTAAATAAAGCCGCTATGTCAAAAATGGCTAATAACAATAATTACTCAACAACTACGCGTACTTTGGATGCATTATGTGCTTACTTCGACTGCAAAATAGAAGAAATTATTACCTACGAAAAAGTCGATAATTAA
- a CDS encoding site-specific integrase, producing MASVRSRNDKLFFDFYYQNIRCREQTLLKETKANRIKLEKVLENIEIQIMLDRFVYRDMFPNSNRCKAFKLFDDQIEAIKANETNKADVILQNVPNFEAFAYEWLEESKIHWKISHFKNVSMIFERYLIPEFGKFNLDEISRAHIIKYRAGILEPKRSSKKQLSNDWINHVMTPLRGILKEASLRYDFQTPFNNIKPLKVVKTKIEPFSLKEVQQFLKYVRSDFRNYYTVRFFTAIRTAEIDGLKWEYVNFDRNEITIHETLVDGNVETPKTATSYRNIQLSRVVVDALKTQFKITGKNTYVFCNKKGNPLDHRNITKRVWYPTLEELSLKRRRPYQTRHTCATLWLSAGENPEWIAKQMGHSTTKMLFEVYSRYVPNNTRQDGSAFDRLLLNANIEEEATYE from the coding sequence ATGGCTAGTGTAAGAAGCCGAAACGATAAGTTGTTTTTTGATTTTTATTATCAAAACATACGATGTCGTGAGCAGACCTTACTCAAGGAAACAAAAGCTAATCGTATCAAACTTGAGAAAGTTCTAGAGAATATTGAAATTCAAATTATGCTCGATCGTTTTGTTTACCGAGATATGTTTCCGAATAGTAACCGCTGTAAGGCTTTTAAACTGTTTGATGATCAGATAGAAGCTATAAAAGCCAATGAAACGAATAAAGCTGATGTTATTTTACAGAATGTACCTAACTTCGAGGCATTTGCTTATGAGTGGCTAGAAGAAAGTAAAATTCATTGGAAAATTAGTCATTTTAAAAATGTGTCTATGATCTTTGAGCGTTATTTAATTCCTGAATTTGGCAAGTTTAATCTTGATGAAATAAGTCGTGCTCATATTATTAAATATCGCGCGGGCATATTAGAGCCTAAGCGTAGTAGTAAAAAACAATTAAGTAATGATTGGATCAATCATGTTATGACACCTCTTAGAGGCATACTTAAAGAAGCGTCATTACGTTATGATTTTCAAACTCCTTTTAACAATATAAAACCACTAAAAGTAGTTAAAACCAAGATAGAACCTTTTTCACTCAAGGAAGTTCAGCAATTTCTTAAGTATGTAAGAAGTGATTTTCGTAATTATTATACAGTTCGCTTTTTTACTGCGATACGAACAGCAGAGATTGATGGCCTCAAGTGGGAATACGTTAACTTTGATCGAAATGAAATTACTATTCATGAAACCTTAGTTGATGGCAATGTTGAGACACCTAAAACAGCCACATCATATAGAAATATCCAGCTGTCTAGAGTTGTTGTTGATGCATTAAAAACACAATTCAAAATAACAGGTAAGAACACTTATGTTTTTTGTAATAAAAAAGGTAACCCTCTTGACCATCGAAATATAACTAAAAGGGTATGGTATCCAACGCTAGAAGAGCTCTCTTTAAAGAGGAGACGCCCTTATCAAACGAGGCATACATGCGCAACTTTATGGCTTTCTGCTGGTGAAAATCCTGAATGGATAGCTAAACAAATGGGTCACAGCACGACTAAAATGCTATTTGAAGTTTATAGCCGTTATGTTCCAAACAATACTCGACAAGATGGTAGTGCTTTTGATCGCCTACTTCTAAATGCCAACATTGAAGAAGAGGCTACTTATGAATAA
- a CDS encoding HD domain-containing protein, whose amino-acid sequence MNNYIYGWLKNLHINGTLPTANCELLISKQIIYAITSADIARKCQIVSGLAQFQLTHDIMGNHVVCDIEPILSQCNEQQYLNLTSMINNTNEHLIARFFKLLSFVTCSELQPFIDFILTKQSILQKFIQAPASLNHHHSYTHGLFEHSIEVAEIAFNNAKHLNHSSIECQAALVAGLFHDIGKIFVMLHQANDRYIPGPHEGYNFAILAEPLAKLGSRNRQLLELLSSLLAAKPSGYKARYAIEHIVQQADRCSSESAFIHAKFQELPDYYHFCKVGDKVLKRMS is encoded by the coding sequence ATGAATAACTATATCTATGGTTGGTTAAAAAATTTACATATTAATGGTACTTTGCCAACAGCCAATTGTGAGCTATTGATAAGCAAGCAAATAATTTACGCTATTACATCTGCTGATATTGCTAGAAAATGCCAAATAGTGTCTGGCTTAGCTCAATTTCAGTTAACTCACGATATAATGGGTAATCATGTTGTTTGTGATATAGAGCCTATACTTTCTCAATGTAACGAACAGCAGTACCTTAATTTAACTTCGATGATAAATAATACAAATGAGCATTTAATAGCACGATTTTTTAAGCTGCTTAGCTTTGTCACATGCAGTGAGTTGCAGCCTTTTATTGATTTTATTTTAACTAAACAAAGCATTTTACAAAAATTCATACAAGCACCGGCTAGCCTAAACCACCATCACTCTTATACTCATGGATTGTTTGAGCACAGTATAGAGGTAGCTGAAATTGCATTTAATAATGCTAAACACTTAAATCATTCCAGTATTGAATGCCAAGCTGCATTAGTAGCTGGCTTATTTCACGATATTGGTAAAATATTTGTCATGCTACATCAAGCCAACGATCGCTATATACCAGGACCACACGAAGGTTATAACTTTGCTATCTTAGCTGAACCTTTAGCGAAGCTAGGCAGTCGGAATAGGCAATTGCTTGAGTTATTAAGCAGTTTATTAGCTGCCAAGCCATCTGGCTATAAAGCGAGATATGCAATTGAGCATATTGTGCAACAAGCTGACCGATGCTCTTCTGAATCAGCTTTTATACATGCTAAATTTCAAGAGCTTCCTGATTACTACCATTTTTGTAAAGTTGGCGATAAAGTTCTTAAAAGAATGAGTTAA